In the Populus trichocarpa isolate Nisqually-1 chromosome 1, P.trichocarpa_v4.1, whole genome shotgun sequence genome, one interval contains:
- the LOC7485107 gene encoding mitochondrial import inner membrane translocase subunit TIM50, which yields MASTMLRSRILSIASRTNKPNRRFFCSNKESTISSQSIISDQSAAAGEAPAQAVGSSENKAWNFFKYGIVGALTGATAFAGYASYAHSLDEVEEKTKALRESVNYTAANDASNVEKYQGLLYSTAMTVPAKAVELYLDMRRLLEEHVKGFTEPAAEKLLPDLHPAEQHVFTLVLDLNETIIYSDWKRDRGWRTFKRPGVDDFLQHVGRFYEIVVYSDQLSMYVDPVVERLDTNHFIRYRLSRSATKYQDGKHYRDLSKLNRDPGKILYVSGHAFENSLQPENCVPIKPFKTDEMGEVPLDTALLDLIPFLEYVARNSPSDIRKVLASYERKDVGKEFLERSKDYQRRMQEQRQQGRIWHR from the exons atggcTTCAACAATGCTTCGATCTCGCATTTTATCTATCGCATCCAGAACCAATAAACCTAATCGCCGATTCTTTTGTTCAAACAAAGAATCCACCATCTCTTCTCAATCAATTATATCCGATCAATCTGCGGCGGCGGGGGAAGCACCGGCGCAGGCTGTTGGGAGTTCGGAGAATAAGGCGTGGAATTTCTTTAAGTACGGAATTGTTGGCGCTCTCACTGGAGCCACTGCTTTTGCTGGCTACGCTTCTTAcg CACACAGCTTGGATGAAGTGGAGGAAAAGACGAAAGCGTTGCGAGAATCAGTGAACTATACTGCTGCTAATGATGCGTCCAATGTTGAG AAATATCAAGGTTTGCTGTACTCCACTGCAATGACAG TTCCTGCTAAAGCAGTGGAACTTTACTTGGATATGAGGAGGCTGCTGGAAGAACATGTCAAA GGTTTTACTGAACCAGCTGCAGAAAAGCTTCTTCCTGATTTGCATCCTGCGGAGCAGCATGTTTTTACGCTAGTTTTAGATCTTAATGAGACAATAATTTATAGTGATTGGAAG CGTGATAGAGGCTGGCGAACATTCAAACGACCTGGAGTAGATGACTTCTTGCAACATGTTGGACGGTTCTATGAAATTGTTGTGTATTCTGACCAGCTGAGTATG TATGTTGATCCTGTTGTTGAAAGGTTGGATACAAACCACTTTATACGATATAGACTATCAAGGAGTGCTACCAAGTATCAGGATGGCAAGCATTATAGA GATCTTTCAAAACTAAATAGGGATCCAGGTAAAATTCTCTATGTGAGTGGCCATGCATTTGAAAATAGCCTTCAGCCAGAAAACTGTGTCCCAATTAAGCCATTTAAGACCGACGAAATGGGTGAAGTACCACTGGATACAGCACTTTTGGATCTCATTCCCTTTCTCGAGT ATGTTGCTCGCAACAGTCCATCTGATATCAGAAAGGTGTTGGCATCttatgaaagaaaagatgtAGGAAAAGAGTTCCTTGAGCGTTCTAAAGATTATCAGAG GCGAATGCAAGAACAGAGGCAGCAAGGTCGCATCTGGCATCGTTGA
- the LOC7487535 gene encoding uncharacterized protein LOC7487535 isoform X2: protein MAGIAIVLDLLSRKNPSSYPTHFSASAAAASIAASAAPFASRFLFGQPMIPVAYCDAGAALSGDYISSIRRASADIFQKGSLKYTTKEYYIELKPLFSAFEWKQLAMTSLRSFLMFYLPLLEPSTNTEEDDDDFLQDAHEVQRVDLVVPFQKSVKQIIRETTVVTTRRILERLAVHHISQRMAWKLLKDVPKSAIRKAERGMPTMVYFFRVCRSTFRGHFLGVAASWLVQVGIEIYRFFSHLTKPEEESNDVDKSEQVKILGKKVTGVTIRCGASLVFASIGAGVGATLFRPSRGQWIGCALGDLAGPIVVSICLEKVLHTEF from the exons ATGGCGGGCATAGCAATAGTATTAGATCTGTTGTCAAGGAAAAACCCTTCTTCTTATCCAACCCACTTCTCGGCCTCCGCTGCCGCCGCCTCCATCGCCGCCTCCGCCGCCCCTTTTGCTTCTAGGTTCCTGTTCGG GCAACCCATGATACCAGTTGCTTACTGTGATGCTGGTGCAGCATTGTCTGGTGACTATATTTCTAGTATACGAAGAGCATCTGCAGATATTTTTCAGAAAGGCTCTCTGAAATACACTACCAAGGAGTATTATATTGAGTTGAAACCTCTGTTTTCAGCTTTTGAATGGAAGCAACTTGCTATGACATCCTTGAGGTCATTTTTGATGTTCTATTTACCTCTTCTGGAGCCTAGTACTAATACAGAAGAGGATGATGATGACTTCCTTCAGGATGCTCATGAAGTGCAACGTGTAGACTTGGTTGTTCCCTTCCAAAAATCAGTGAAGCAAATTATTCGTGAG ACTACTGTTGTAACTACAAGACGCATTTTAGAAAGACTTGCTGTCCATCACATTTCACAGCGGATGGCATGGAAACTTTTGAAAG ATGTTCCTAAATCAGCCATCCGCAAGGCTGAAAGAGGAATGCCCACTATGGTTTACTTCTTCAGAGTTTGCAGATCAACTTTCAGAG GACACTTTTTAGGGGTTGCAGCATCATGGCTTGTCCAAGTTGGTATTGAAATTTACCGATTCTTCTCTCATTTAACAAAGCCTGAAGAAGAAAGCAATGATGTTGACAAATCTGAACAAGTTAAAATTCTTGGGAAGAAGGTTACTGGAGTCACTATCAGGTGCGGTGCATCGCTAGTTTTTGCTTCCATTGGTGCTGGGGTTGGTGCCACTCTTTTTCGTCCTTCAAGGGGTCAGTGGATTG GTTGTGCTCTTGGGGATTTGGCTGGTCCGATCGTTGTTTCTATTTGCCTGGAAAAAGTTCTTCACACCGAATTTTAG
- the LOC18095372 gene encoding zinc transporter 11 isoform X1, whose translation MSRSLLFLSLFLSLLLLTAGHSGHNDDDEADADADGDATKINLRSTSLILVKIWCLILIFIGTFIGAVSPYFLKWNEGFLVLGTQFASGVFLGTALMHFLSEASKSFEDLTEKEYPFAFMLACAGYLLTMLADSIISYVYSKDVASQVNVGDLELQGGVLQGKRSHTSSFQSHFQMHNGTDLASAQSTLPTASSFGDTILLIFALCFHSVFEGIAIGVEKTKANAWRALWTISLHKIFAAIAMGISLLRTIPDHPFVSCVAYAFVFAISSPIGVAIGIIIDTTTQGLVADWIFAISMGLACGVFIYVSINHLSTKGYLPQRSVLVDTPLYKFLAVSLGIGVVAVVMIWGENKGR comes from the exons ATGTCTCGCTCtctcctcttcctctctctcttcctctctctcctccttctAACAGCCGGGCACAGTGGCCACAACGACGATGACGAAGCCGACGCCGACGCCGACGGTGACGCCACAAAAATTAATCTCCGTTCGACATCCTTAATCCTGGTTAAGATATGGTGCTTGATATTGATCTTTATTGGCACTTTCATTGGAGCGGTGTCCCCCTACTTTTTGAAGTGGAACGAGGGGTTCTTGGTGTTAGGGACTCAGTTTGCTAGCGGTGTGTTTCTGGGGACTGCTTTGATGCACTTCTTGAGCGAAGCAAGTAAGAGCTTTGAGGATTTGACAGAAAAGGAGTACCCTTTTGCTTTCATGTTGGCCTGTGCTGGTTATTTGTTGACGATGCTTGCGGATTCTATCATTTCTTATGTTTATAGCAAAGATGTGGCCAGCCAGGTTAATGTTGGCGATTTAGAGCTTCAAG GGGGTGTTCTGCAGGGAAAAAGAAGCCACACCAGCAGTTTCCAGTCACATTTTCAG ATGCACAATGGTACAGATCTTGCCTCTGCACAATCCACTCTCCCAACTGCCAGTTCATTTGGGGACAccattttgttaatatttgcaTTGTGTTTCCACTCTGTCTTCGAGGGCATTGCAATAGGAGTTGAAAAGACAAAAGCCAATGCCTGGAGAGCTTTATGGACTATCTCTTTGCATAAGATATTTGCAGCAATCGCAATGGGCATATCTCTCCTTCGAACGATCCCAGATCACCCCTTTGTATCATGTGTTGCCTATGCTTTCGTATTTGCCATTTCAAGTCCAATTGGCGTGGCCATTGGGATTATAATTGATACCACAACTCAGGGTCTTGTGGCAGACTGGATCTTTGCCATATCAATGGGACTGGCATGTGGTGTGTTCATCTATGTATCAATTAACCATCTTTCAACCAAGGGTTACCTTCCCCAGAGATCAGTTTTAGTTGATACGCCGCTTTACAAGTTCTTGGCCGTATCATTGGGGATCGGAGTAGTTGCTGTTGTGATGATATGGGGTGAAAACAAAGGAAGGTAG
- the LOC18095372 gene encoding zinc transporter 11 isoform X4, which produces MSRSLLFLSLFLSLLLLTAGHSGHNDDDEADADADGDATKINLRSTSLILVKIWCLILIFIGTFIGAVSPYFLKWNEGFLVLGTQFASGVFLGTALMHFLSEASKSFEDLTEKEYPFAFMLACAGYLLTMLADSIISYVYSKDVASQVNVGDLELQGGVLQGKRSHTSSFQSHFQMHNGTDLASAQSTLPTASSFGDTILLIFALCFHSVFEGIAIGVEKTKANAWRALWTISLHKIFAAIAMGISLLRTIPDHPFVSCVAYAFVFAISSPIGVAIGIIIDTTTQGLVADWIFAISMGLACGVFIYVSINHLSTKGYLPQRSVLVDTPLYKFLAVSLGIGVIAVVMIWD; this is translated from the exons ATGTCTCGCTCtctcctcttcctctctctcttcctctctctcctccttctAACAGCCGGGCACAGTGGCCACAACGACGATGACGAAGCCGACGCCGACGCCGACGGTGACGCCACAAAAATTAATCTCCGTTCGACATCCTTAATCCTGGTTAAGATATGGTGCTTGATATTGATCTTTATTGGCACTTTCATTGGAGCGGTGTCCCCCTACTTTTTGAAGTGGAACGAGGGGTTCTTGGTGTTAGGGACTCAGTTTGCTAGCGGTGTGTTTCTGGGGACTGCTTTGATGCACTTCTTGAGCGAAGCAAGTAAGAGCTTTGAGGATTTGACAGAAAAGGAGTACCCTTTTGCTTTCATGTTGGCCTGTGCTGGTTATTTGTTGACGATGCTTGCGGATTCTATCATTTCTTATGTTTATAGCAAAGATGTGGCCAGCCAGGTTAATGTTGGCGATTTAGAGCTTCAAG GGGGTGTTCTGCAGGGAAAAAGAAGCCACACCAGCAGTTTCCAGTCACATTTTCAG ATGCACAATGGTACAGATCTTGCCTCTGCACAATCCACTCTCCCAACTGCCAGTTCATTTGGGGACAccattttgttaatatttgcaTTGTGTTTCCACTCTGTCTTCGAGGGCATTGCAATAGGAGTTGAAAAGACAAAAGCCAATGCCTGGAGAGCTTTATGGACTATCTCTTTGCATAAGATATTTGCAGCAATCGCAATGGGCATATCTCTCCTTCGAACGATCCCAGATCACCCCTTTGTATCATGTGTTGCCTATGCTTTCGTATTTGCCATTTCAAGTCCAATTGGCGTGGCCATTGGGATTATAATTGATACCACAACTCAGGGTCTTGTGGCAGACTGGATCTTTGCCATATCAATGGGACTGGCATGTGGTGTGTTCATCTATGTATCAATTAACCATCTTTCAACCAAGGGTTAC CTTCCCCAGAGATCAGTTTTAGTTGATACGCCACTTTACAAGTTCTTGGCCGTATCGTTGGGGATCGGGGTAATTGCTGTTGTGATGATATGGGACTGA
- the LOC18095372 gene encoding zinc transporter 11 isoform X2 produces MSRSLLFLSLFLSLLLLTAGHSGHNDDDEADADADGDATKINLRSTSLILVKIWCLILIFIGTFIGAVSPYFLKWNEGFLVLGTQFASGVFLGTALMHFLSEASKSFEDLTEKEYPFAFMLACAGYLLTMLADSIISYVYSKDVASQANGGDVELQGGVLQGKRSHTSSSQSHFQMHNGTDAASAKSTLSTASSFGDSILLIFALCFHSVFEGIAIGVAKTNADAWKALWTITLHKIFAAIAMGIALLRMIPDRPCVSCVAYAFAFAISSPVGVAIGIIIDATTQGPVADWIFAISMGLACGVFIYVSINHLSTKGYLPQRSVLVDTPLYKFLAVSLGIGVIAVVMIWD; encoded by the exons ATGTCTCGCTCtctcctcttcctctctctcttcctctctctcctccttctAACAGCCGGGCACAGTGGCCACAACGACGATGACGAAGCCGACGCCGACGCCGACGGTGACGCCACAAAAATTAATCTCCGTTCGACATCCTTAATCCTGGTTAAGATATGGTGCTTGATATTGATCTTTATTGGCACTTTCATTGGAGCGGTGTCCCCCTACTTTTTGAAGTGGAACGAGGGGTTCTTGGTGTTAGGGACTCAGTTTGCTAGCGGTGTGTTTCTGGGGACTGCTTTGATGCACTTCTTGAGCGAAGCAAGTAAGAGCTTTGAGGATTTGACAGAAAAGGAGTACCCTTTTGCTTTCATGTTGGCCTGTGCTGGTTATTTGTTGACGATGCTTGCGGATTCTATCATTTCTTATGTTTATAGCAAAGATGTGGCCAGCCAG GCTAATGGTGGCGATGTAGAGCTTCAAG GGGGTGTTCTGCAGGGAAAAAGAAGCCACACCAGCAGTTCCCAGTCACATTTTCAG ATGCACAATGGTACAGATGCTGCCTCTGCAAAATCCACTCTCTCAACTGCCAGTTCATTTGGGGACAGcattttgttaatatttgcGTTGTGTTTCCACTCTGTCTTCGAGGGCATTGCAATAGGAGTTGCAAAGACAAATGCCGATGCCTGGAAAGCTTTATGGACTATCACTTTGCATAAGATATTTGCAGCAATCGCAATGGGTATAGCTCTCCTTCGAATGATCCCAGATCGCCCCTGTGTATCATGTGTTGCCTATGCTTTCGCATTTGCCATTTCAAGTCCTGTTGGCGTGGCCATTGGGATTATAATTGATGCCACAACTCAGGGTCCTGTGGCAGACTGGATCTTTGCCATATCAATGGGACTGGCATGTGGTGTGTTCATCTATGTATCAATCAACCATCTTTCAACCAAGGGTTACCTTCCCCAGAGATCAGTTTTAGTTGATACGCCACTTTACAAGTTCTTGGCCGTATCGTTGGGGATCGGGGTAATTGCTGTTGTGATGATATGGGACTGA
- the LOC112324147 gene encoding pectinesterase QRT1, with protein sequence MSYLNLSSLGTVGLYHHAPLFIRLTCSHNLHRNQQDSVLNNQLVLVSACTYVEEIRELKQQELFMGKSVNVGGGFLVVLLCFLGCLQVGLAQSSANAKRIAISWDDMKMNKRGARVSSKYDFNGSRVIVVDKNGGADSLTVQGAIDLVPQYNTQRVKIYILPGIYREKVLVPRTKPYISMIGDQNRVCDTIISWNNKASDADSNGTALGTYRSASVTIESDYFCATGITFENTVVAEPGGQGMQAVAMRVSSKKAFFYKVRVLGAQDTLLDETGTHYFYKCHIQGSIDFIFGRAKSLFQDCVLQSTAKKSGAIAAHHRDSPNEDTGFSFVGCVINGTGKILLGRAWGNYSRTIYSYCYLNDIIDPSGWSDWNYPYRQKTVVFGEYECSGGGTNAGGRVPWLKPLKYEDARPYLDIGFIGGEQWLKL encoded by the exons ATGTCCTACTTAAATTTGAGTTCCTTAGGAACAGTAGGACTCTACCACCACGCTCCCTTATTTATTAGGCTCACCTGTTCTCACAACCTTCACCGAAACCAACAAGATTCAGTCTTAAACAACCAGCTTGTTTTAGTTAGCGCATGCACGTACGTCGAGGAGATCAGGGAATTAAAACAGCAAGAATTATTCATGGGAAAGTCTGTTAACGTTGGTGGAGGTTTTCTTGTGGTTTTGCTgtgttttttaggttgtttaCAGGTGGGCTTAGCACAAAGCAGTGCGAATGCGAAACGTATAGCTATTAGTTGGGATGATATGAAGATGAATAAGCGTGGTGCAAGAGTGAGTtctaaatatgattttaatggAAGCCGAGTAATTGTAGTTGACAAGAATGGCGGAGCAGATTCGTTAACAGTTCAAGGTGCAATCGACCTGGTGCCTCAATATAACACTCAAAGAGTTAAAATTTACATTCTTCCAGGGATTTACAG GGAGAAGGTACTGGTGCCTAGAACCAAGCCGTATATCTCAATGATCGGAGACCAAAATCGTGTTTGTGACACTATTATTTCTTGGAACAACAAGGCTTCAGATGCAGATAGCAATGGCACTGCTCTTGGAACATATAGATCAGCATCAGTCACCATAGAATCTGATTATTTCTGCGCAACCGGTATCACCTTtgag AATACAGTAGTAGCAGAGCCCGGAGGACAGGGAATGCAAGCAGTAGCAATGAGAGTTTCTAGTAAAAAAGcatttttctataaagttagaGTCTTGGGTGCTCAAGACACTCTCTTAGATGAGACTGGAACGCATTACTTCTACAAGTGTCACATCCAAGGAAGTATTGACTTCATATTCGGCAGAGCAAAATCACTGTTTCAG GATTGTGTCCTTCAATCAACGGCTAAAAAATCTGGAGCAATTGCAGCTCACCACAGGGATTCACCTAATGAGGACACGGGTTTCTCTTTCGTAGGCTGCGTGATCAATGGAACTGGCAAAATTCTGCTAGGAAGAGCTTGGGGAAACTATTCAAGGACGATATATTCATACTGTTATCTCAACGATATTATAGATCCTTCAGGATGGAGTGACTGGAACTATCCATACAGgcaaaa GACTGTGGTTTTTGGAGAATACGAGTGCAGTGGAGGAGGAACAAACGCAGGAGGTCGAGTGCCATGGTTAAAGCCGCTCAAGTACGAGGATGCAAGACCTTACTTGGACATAGGATTCATAGGTGGAGAACAATGGCTTAAACTATAG
- the LOC7487535 gene encoding uncharacterized protein LOC7487535 isoform X1: protein MAGIAIVLDLLSRKNPSSYPTHFSASAAAASIAASAAPFASRFLFGQPMIPVAYCDAGAALSGDYISSIRRASADIFQKGSLKYTTKEYYIELKPLFSAFEWKQLAMTSLRSFLMFYLPLLEPSTNTEEDDDDFLQDAHEVQRVDLVVPFQKSVKQIIRETTVVTTRRILERLAVHHISQRMAWKLLKDVPKSAIRKAERGMPTMVYFFRVCRSTFRGHFLGVAASWLVQVGIEIYRFFSHLTKPEEESNDVDKSEQVKILGKKVTGVTIRCGASLVFASIGAGVGATLFRPSRGQWIGCVLGDLAGPVVVSICLEKVLHTDL, encoded by the exons ATGGCGGGCATAGCAATAGTATTAGATCTGTTGTCAAGGAAAAACCCTTCTTCTTATCCAACCCACTTCTCGGCCTCCGCTGCCGCCGCCTCCATCGCCGCCTCCGCCGCCCCTTTTGCTTCTAGGTTCCTGTTCGG GCAACCCATGATACCAGTTGCTTACTGTGATGCTGGTGCAGCATTGTCTGGTGACTATATTTCTAGTATACGAAGAGCATCTGCAGATATTTTTCAGAAAGGCTCTCTGAAATACACTACCAAGGAGTATTATATTGAGTTGAAACCTCTGTTTTCAGCTTTTGAATGGAAGCAACTTGCTATGACATCCTTGAGGTCATTTTTGATGTTCTATTTACCTCTTCTGGAGCCTAGTACTAATACAGAAGAGGATGATGATGACTTCCTTCAGGATGCTCATGAAGTGCAACGTGTAGACTTGGTTGTTCCCTTCCAAAAATCAGTGAAGCAAATTATTCGTGAG ACTACTGTTGTAACTACAAGACGCATTTTAGAAAGACTTGCTGTCCATCACATTTCACAGCGGATGGCATGGAAACTTTTGAAAG ATGTTCCTAAATCAGCCATCCGCAAGGCTGAAAGAGGAATGCCCACTATGGTTTACTTCTTCAGAGTTTGCAGATCAACTTTCAGAG GACACTTTTTAGGGGTTGCAGCATCATGGCTTGTCCAAGTTGGTATTGAAATTTACCGATTCTTCTCTCATTTAACAAAGCCTGAAGAAGAAAGCAATGATGTTGACAAATCTGAACAAGTTAAAATTCTTGGGAAGAAGGTTACTGGAGTCACTATCAGGTGCGGTGCATCGCTAGTTTTTGCTTCCATTGGTGCTGGGGTTGGTGCCACTCTTTTTCGTCCTTCAAGGGGTCAGTGGATTG GTTGTGTTCTTGGGGATTTGGCTGGTCCGGTCGTTGTTTCTATTTGCCTGGAAAAAGTTCTTCACACCGATCTTTAG
- the LOC18095372 gene encoding zinc transporter 11 isoform X3, giving the protein MSRSLLFLSLFLSLLLLTAGHSGHNDDDEADADADGDATKINLRSTSLILVKIWCLILIFIGTFIGAVSPYFLKWNEGFLVLGTQFASGVFLGTALMHFLSEASKSFEDLTEKEYPFAFMLACAGYLLTMLADSIISYVYSKDVASQVNVGDLELQGGVLQGKRSHTSSSQSHFQMHNGTDAASAKSTLSTASSFGDSILLIFALCFHSVFEGIAIGVAKTNADAWKALWTITLHKIFAAIAMGIALLRMIPDRPCVSCVAYAFAFAISSPVGVAIGIIIDATTQGPVADWIFAISMGLACGVFIYVSINHLSTKGYLPQRSVLVDTPLYKFLAVSLGIGVIAVVMIWD; this is encoded by the exons ATGTCTCGCTCtctcctcttcctctctctcttcctctctctcctccttctAACAGCCGGGCACAGTGGCCACAACGACGATGACGAAGCCGACGCCGACGCCGACGGTGACGCCACAAAAATTAATCTCCGTTCGACATCCTTAATCCTGGTTAAGATATGGTGCTTGATATTGATCTTTATTGGCACTTTCATTGGAGCGGTGTCCCCCTACTTTTTGAAGTGGAACGAGGGGTTCTTGGTGTTAGGGACTCAGTTTGCTAGCGGTGTGTTTCTGGGGACTGCTTTGATGCACTTCTTGAGCGAAGCAAGTAAGAGCTTTGAGGATTTGACAGAAAAGGAGTACCCTTTTGCTTTCATGTTGGCCTGTGCTGGTTATTTGTTGACGATGCTTGCGGATTCTATCATTTCTTATGTTTATAGCAAAGATGTGGCCAGCCAGGTTAATGTTGGCGATTTAGAGCTTCAAG GGGGTGTTCTGCAGGGAAAAAGAAGCCACACCAGCAGTTCCCAGTCACATTTTCAG ATGCACAATGGTACAGATGCTGCCTCTGCAAAATCCACTCTCTCAACTGCCAGTTCATTTGGGGACAGcattttgttaatatttgcGTTGTGTTTCCACTCTGTCTTCGAGGGCATTGCAATAGGAGTTGCAAAGACAAATGCCGATGCCTGGAAAGCTTTATGGACTATCACTTTGCATAAGATATTTGCAGCAATCGCAATGGGTATAGCTCTCCTTCGAATGATCCCAGATCGCCCCTGTGTATCATGTGTTGCCTATGCTTTCGCATTTGCCATTTCAAGTCCTGTTGGCGTGGCCATTGGGATTATAATTGATGCCACAACTCAGGGTCCTGTGGCAGACTGGATCTTTGCCATATCAATGGGACTGGCATGTGGTGTGTTCATCTATGTATCAATCAACCATCTTTCAACCAAGGGTTACCTTCCCCAGAGATCAGTTTTAGTTGATACGCCACTTTACAAGTTCTTGGCCGTATCGTTGGGGATCGGGGTAATTGCTGTTGTGATGATATGGGACTGA
- the LOC7487534 gene encoding uncharacterized protein LOC7487534, translating into MTGSGHCFVEWKEQFISQERGNRVVHYFLKDSAGESIIAVVGTERSVRHMFYVVAEEFVQVYGAENSIHAGFKWRSRREVVDWLTSMLSKQHVQGDGSKTLQGVESVNGLGGQHMQGCLLKNPSGHDSDIVWSGIAWTCGKQLKHYPAFCRNATTIAIQSFVFVMAKGQNHYLAYLEDMYEDKRGQKKVKVRWFHHSEEVKGVVPLRNAHPQEVFITPYSQVISAECVDGPAIVLTREHYEECFAAFPDALSTRIHLCFRQFRSKKVKPFDLSKLRGYFDQPILSCLNSKAFLGAERIACGLTEEDEVLNPSENIKLGAKRTRSGSVSEAFVTDHLGVGVSGSQIMAFDSSYLNLRYGWYSHLFKVDQKIELLCQDSGIRGCWFRCTVLQVSRKQIKIQYDDVQDEDEYGNLEEWVPAFKLAVADKLGMRRLGRPTMRPAPPPNEQTDPALEVGSAVDAWWSDGWWEGVVTKIDNNGGDVLQVYFPGENLFLDMHKKDVRISRDWVGNQWIDIQAKPDILSAISATTSPETKTSISLMINKDLVSDLVAMSCVEVPTSAKPNTIEERKPEFALLSGSDSHLEATECVDRVMPPTPGSIGNKDGCEDINISHGKGEVAGDDEVQGNGQVEVVGDVNDCADKIDVEVSETSEKNSKTTELMEVMA; encoded by the exons ATGACTGGAAGTGGTCACTGTTTTGTGGAGTGGAAAGAGCAGTTTATTTCGCAGGAGCGTGGAAATCGTGTGGTTCACTATTTCCTGAAGGATTCTGCCGGAGAATCTATCATTGCCGTTGTGGGAACTGAGCGGAGTGTTAGGCATATGTTCTATGTGGTTGCTGAGGAGTTTGTGCAGGTTTACGGTGCTGAAAATTCCATTCATGCTGGTTTCAAGTGGAGGTCAAGAAGGGAGGTTGTGGATTGGCTTACATCAATGCTATCAAAGCAGCATGTACAGGGTGATGGATCCa AAACACTACAAGGTGTAGAATCAGTAAATGGGCTTGGTGGTCAACATATGCAG GGCTGTCTTTTGAAAAATCCCAGTGGACATGATTCAGACATCGTGTGGTCAGGCATTGCATGGACATGTGGGAAACAACTGAAGCATTATCCTGCATTCTGCAGGAATGCCACTACAATAGCA ATCCAATCGTTTGTCTTTGTCATGGCTAAAGGACAGAATCATTATCTTGCTTACTTGGAAGATATGTATGAAGACAAGAGGGGACAGAAAAAAGTAAAAGTGAGGTGGTTTCACCACAGTGAGGAAGTCAAGGGTGTAGTTCCTCTAAGAAATGCTCACCCACAAGAAGTTTTTATCACACCTTATTCACAAGTCATAAGTGCAGAGTGTGTTGATGGTCCTGCCATAGTCTTAACTCGTGAACATTATGAGGAATGTTTTGCTGCTTTTCCTGATGCTTTATCAACGAGAATACATTTGTGCTTTAGGCAATTTAGAAGCAAAAAAGTAAAGCCCTTTGATTTGAGTAAATTGCGTGGCTATTTTGATCAACCTATTCTCTCTTGTTTGAATTCCAAAGCCTTTCTAGGGGCTGAGCGCATAGCCTGTGGACTAACTGAAGAAGATGAAGTATTGAATCCAAGCGAGAACATAAAGCTGGGAGCCAAGAGGACCAGAAGCGGCAGTGTGTCTGAAGCATTTGTGACAGATCATTTAGGAGTTGGAGTTTCTGGTAGTCAGATTATGGCTTTTGACTCGTCATACCTGAACTTAAGATATGGTTGGTATAGCCATCTATTTAAGGTTGATCAAAAGATTGAGCTGTTGTGCCAAGATAGTGGTATACGGGGTTGCTGGTTCAGGTGTACAGTCTTGCAGGTGTCTCGAAAAcagataaaaatacaatatgatgaTGTGCAGGATGAAGATGAGTATGGCAATCTTGAG GAATGGGTCCCAGCTTTCAAATTGGCTGTGGCTGATAAACTTGGCATGAGGCGCTTAGGCCGCCCAACAATGCGACCAGCCCCTCCTCCGAATGAACAAACAGACCCTGCTCTCGAAGTTGGGTCTGCAGTGGATGCATGGTGGAGCGATGGGTGGTGGGAAGGTGTAGTAACTAAAATCGATAACAATGGTGGTGATGTTCTGCAAGTTTACTTTCCAG GTGAAAACTTATTTTTGGACATGCACAAAAAGGATGTACGAATTTCCAGAGATTGGGTGGGCAATCAGTGGATTGATATTCAGGCAAAACCTGACATACTCTCAGCCATATCGGCTACAACTAGCCCTGAAACAAAAACATCCATTTCCTTGATGATTAACAAGGACCTGGTATCTGATCTTGTTGCTATGTCTTGTGTCGAAGTTCCTACCAGTGCTAAACCTAATACTATTGAAGAGAGAAAACCTGAGTTTGCTCTGTTAAGTGGTTCTGATAGCCATCTTGAAGCCACGGAATGTGTTGACCGTGTGATGCCTCCAACACCAGGTTCCATAGGCAACAAGGATGGTTGTGAAGACATCAATATCAGTCATGGTAAAGGTGAAGTTGCAGGTGATGATGAAGTTCAGGGCAATGGTCAGGTTGAAGTAGTTGGTGATGTTAATGACTGTGCTGACAAGATAGATGTGGAAGTCTCGGAGACTTCTGAGAAGAATAGTAAAACTACAGAACTCATGGAAGTGATGGCATAA